The following coding sequences lie in one Sorghum bicolor cultivar BTx623 chromosome 6, Sorghum_bicolor_NCBIv3, whole genome shotgun sequence genomic window:
- the LOC110436182 gene encoding uncharacterized protein LOC110436182 isoform X2, with the protein MKEEMKARTMLAAIVLVFAVVSHGLMSPAMGMLESKGAAAGGDTRSAKPTLGAGGGTTVDNHHAIPRDQYSSHGGDDGAGSGGDTNN; encoded by the coding sequence ATGAAGGAGGAAATGAAAGCCAGGACCATGTTGGCAGCTATCGTTCTTGTATTTGCCGTGGTCAGTCATGGTCTGATGAGTCCTGCCATGGGGATGCTCGAGAGCAAGGGTGCCGCTGCCGGCGGAGACACCAGGTCTGCGAAGCCTACCCTTGGTGCCGGTGGTGGAACCACCGTGGACAACCACCACGCCATCCCGCGAGATCAGTACAGCAGCCATGGAGGAGACGACGGAGCAGGCAGCGGTGGTGATACAAACAACTAG
- the LOC110436182 gene encoding uncharacterized protein LOC110436182 isoform X1 yields the protein MPDQNHRTRETVQDLRARFGLSAELFQEEMKARTMLAAIVLVFAVVSHGLMSPAMGMLESKGAAAGGDTRSAKPTLGAGGGTTVDNHHAIPRDQYSSHGGDDGAGSGGDTNN from the exons ATGCCAGACCAAAACCATAGGACTCGAGAAACAGTACAAGATCTTCGAGCTAGGTTTGGTCTGTCAGCGGAACTATTCCAG GAGGAAATGAAAGCCAGGACCATGTTGGCAGCTATCGTTCTTGTATTTGCCGTGGTCAGTCATGGTCTGATGAGTCCTGCCATGGGGATGCTCGAGAGCAAGGGTGCCGCTGCCGGCGGAGACACCAGGTCTGCGAAGCCTACCCTTGGTGCCGGTGGTGGAACCACCGTGGACAACCACCACGCCATCCCGCGAGATCAGTACAGCAGCCATGGAGGAGACGACGGAGCAGGCAGCGGTGGTGATACAAACAACTAG